The sequence AAAGCCCCTCCCCCTGTCGCTTCTGCGAAAGCTCAACCGGCTCCTGCTCCAATTGTCAAGGTCCCCTCTCTACCCCCGCCTCCTGCTCCTTCTTTATTTGACTTTGTCAGCGAAGATCCTACGCCCACTCCGGCCGATTTAGGCTTTGCGCCTCCAAAAGCACCAACACCTAAGCCGCCCGCGGCAAAAGCGGCTGCGCCAGCTTCCGTTAACCAACCAGCTATTTCAAATGAGGAAAAGGATAAGAAGCGCCCCTCCCATCAATACGATACGCTCTTTCATTTTGCAGCGGTCGAACTCGAAGGCAAGTTACAGCGAAACGTATAAAAATCTTTAAAAGGAAGGGGGAATATCGGCAGGCTTCTTTGGCATTCCAAACTTAGGTTGATACTCATAGGACTTGCCTTGATACTCCTGTGCCTTTTTCAGATGGCCTTTAAAAATAGCGACATAGTTCGCCTGCAAAGCTTTTAGCTCCTGAATTTTTTGCATCAAAGAAATATACGTCTGATCCGCTTGAGCTTTAAAATAGAGTTCTTGCACTTTTATCAGCTCTTCTTCTAATACCACCAAGTTCTGTTCAATCAGATTTAAAGCAGAAACCTTTTTAGAAATTAATTTGATATTCACAGGATAAAAGGTATAAAAAGGGATTGCATGATAGGCATCCATTTTTACAAACGAAGTGACAATCCCCTCCATTTGGCCTAATGCTTCATTTGAATCATAGCTTTGCAGCTGTTTGCTATAATACTGAATTTGCTGTGTATAGACGTTTGTGAAAGAATTTATCCCTACATTCATAATTTTCTCGAGTAATCTAAAGGAATGATGTAGTAAAAATAATTTTAATTAAATAATCAAGAATAGGATGCCAAATTGACGTTGAAGAGGGAAATAGGAAGGAAAAACGAGAGCCCTATGCTGGCTACTTATTAAAAAAGCTTTTATCTTCCCCTATTAACAAGAGCTTCATATTCTTCTGCATTTTGTAGATAAATAGCGTAATTGTGCGCATGCTGGCCATATTTCGTTATGACTTGCTGAACTTTCACCACTAAATTAAGATAATTTATCTGTCCTTCTATTGTGCGATAAAAAAGATCTTGAAGTGTTCTCACATGTCCTTCTAATGCATTTATATTTTTCCCCACCTCTTTTAATGCCTGCATTTTTGCTCTCATTAAAGCGGCATCTGCAAAATAGGGCTTAAATAAAGGCAATGACATATTTGAAATAATTTGACGCGATGTTTCGATCATAACAACCGGCCCGAGATTGCCCACCTGATCAAAGACTTCCAATTTTTTCAAGTAAGCATTCACATAATCAGTGGTTGTCGTTATCTGTGAATTCATTAAGCTTGAATTAAAGCTCATATTCTTCCTTTCATTAAACGATCTATAAATTAATTTATTTTAATTAAAACAATAAAACCAAAATAAAAAAATAAGACAAATTTATTTATCTAGCAAATTTATTAATTCTATTTTTAACCAATGTTTGATAATTCAGCGCATCTGCCAAATACGCATCATAATTAGCCTCATGTTCGAGGTATTTCTGCCTGATTTGTTGGATTTTCTCTTCTAAATGAAGATAAGTTTGCTCGGAGCCTGTTTGATCAAATAGCGTCTTAAGATTTTTTAGATTGCCCTGTAATCTAGTTATATTCTTTCCTAAGGCTTTCAGTTCCTGTTTTTTCTTTGCGATTAATGCCGAATCGGTAAAATAGGGCTTCAATAGAGGAATTGTCATAAAAGATCCATCACCATTCCAAATCGTTTGATTGGAGATGGCAACCAAGGCAACTGGTCCTAATTTTTCCACTTGATCAAATAGGTCTAATTTTTGGGAATATAAATATACATGCCCATTCATCGTACTAGTATATAAATAGATTTCCTGATTTAAATTTGTATTCAAACTCACACACTTCCTTATTAACTAAAAATTAAATTTATTACACATTCATAAACTTAACACTCATTAATAAACAAATGAATTTAATGCAGTTATTTTTATTTAGCAAATTTATTATCGTTTAACTGACATATTTTTAAAGATCAAAAGGAGAAAATCAACAAGCAAAAAATCCTATAAAAATAGTTCTTAGAGGGCGTAGTAGACCGCTAATAATCTAGATGAGAATGAATTCGCTGAATTCTCTTATAAGCTTGACAGCCAGTCAGCTTTGTCCGCATAATAGTTTTAGCTATCTCGCGAGCCGTTTATCCTATTCAAATTTCAAACGACTGGATTTGAACATCGATTTAAATCCAATCGCTTGGAATTTAAATATAGACTAGACAAATAAGGAGAATTCATGGGATCTGGTTATTCGAAAAAAAAGAAAGAAGCAAAGCTCATTCAGCAGCAAATCAATCTCGTCCAAACACAATTGGAGAAAATTGAAGTGACAGGCGCTGCAGGAAGCGGGTTGGTGACAATTACGTTGACGGGCGATGGCGAAATGAAGCAGGTTAAAATTAAACCCGAATGCGTGGACGTGGAAGATTTGGAAGGATTAGAAATATTAATAAGGGCTGCCCACGCAGATGCGCACAAAAAGCTGCGAGAGCAAACTCCTCCCCTGCCAGGCCTGCCCGGACTCTTTGCTTAAAAAAGTCTGTCAAACACGCCTTTTTGATTATTTAATGGAGTTGCAATCTGCTTAATCAGCCTATGACCGAAGAGCCCAAAATGCGGAAAACAACTCCCATTAAATAATCCTCCTTTAAACACCCCTTTTATGGCCAAATTTGACCGGGCATTTTTCTATTTCATAGCAGTTCCGCTGATAAATCTATTTGCTATTCTAGCGCTCAAAAAGTTAATGTAATAAGTATCCTTTATTATTCATCAAATAAGATTAGCCTTAAATTAAAAGAATTGTTCTTTATTAAATTAATTTAAATTGCTCATTGTCTATAGTCAAGATTATGATAGGCTTTTCTATATCCTAAGGACATAAATATGAATAATGGAGTGAACGCTCCCCCTTCTGTTGCGGCTACTTATGAAAATATCAGTAGGAGATCTGAAAGCGAACTGCAGGAATTTGATGAAATGCCACAGCCCACCAAATTGGTCTTGGACACGATGAAAACGTGCGTTATAGACATGCCTTCCGGGAGAAAAGAGGAGCAGGTGCCTCATTATAGCTTTTATCCTAGCAGCTCCAAGACGGTGGTGGAGAAAATTAATAACCTGGACGTGCTTAAGGAGAGCTTGGCTTTATTAACCTGAGTTTGGAGTTTTTTTCCCTAGAAGGAATACTCGCAATAGGCCATTAGCAGTTTTAAGAAGTCCTCTAACAGACATTATAGAATAGGTCATGCGGAACATTCTTTTGATATTCTTGGACAATCAGTTCCAAGACCTCTTGCGATGTTTTTAATTCCAAGGCTTTCTCTGCCAGATGGACCGCCTCTACAATGCTTGTGCTGCGAATGGCATTTTTGATTAACGGCAAGTAGCGCGGCGCCACTGAAAGTTCTTGCACGCCCAAGCCAAGCAGAAGAGGGATAAAGCGTGGATCGGAGGCAATTTCTCCGCAAACAGAAACCGGAATCCTTGCCTTGTTGGCCTCTGTCGTAATCAACTTGATCAGCCGCACGATGCTGGGGTCCGTCGGCTCATAATATTCGCTAAGTAGCTGATCGCTGCGATCAATGGCCAAAGAATATTGGACAAGATCGTTTGTTCCAATCGATAGAAAATCGCATTCTTTGGCAAAGTGATCGGCAATAAGGGCTGCAGAGGGAACTTCGACCATGCATCCAATACGGACCGGATGAAAAAGCTGCAGCTCTTCCCGCACTTCTTGCAGCATTCTTTTTATTTCCCTAAGCTCCGATAACGTCGCGACCATGGGAAACAAAATGCTGACATTTCCATATATGCTAGCTCGCAGGATTGCGCGGAGCTGAGACTTAAAAAGGGCTTGTTCTTGCAATAAAAACCGCGTAGCCCGGCATCCGCCAAAGAGATTTTTCCCTGAAAAAGAATAATGCAGCGAGGATTTATCTCCGCCTAAATCAAAAGTGCGGATGACGACAGGCATTCCCTTCAT comes from Candidatus Protochlamydia phocaeensis and encodes:
- a CDS encoding YbaB/EbfC family nucleoid-associated protein; translated protein: MGSGYSKKKKEAKLIQQQINLVQTQLEKIEVTGAAGSGLVTITLTGDGEMKQVKIKPECVDVEDLEGLEILIRAAHADAHKKLREQTPPLPGLPGLFA